In Wolbachia endosymbiont of Cimex lectularius, the following are encoded in one genomic region:
- the dnaE gene encoding DNA polymerase III subunit alpha — translation MFIHLRVHSVYSLLESSVKIEELSSLCLRNKMPAVAITDSGNLFGSLEFAEYAASRGIQLIIGCNIIVRRSEQNLPILLLAKNERGYANLVTLVSESFRKRENSNDIPYVDFNELLSLSSGLIALTGGYDGILAQLLLKQDKETIKRLLLAFNGHLYVELQRHGLSKELELEETLIDFAYQHDIPLVATNDVFFPNRSDYEAYDILTCISEGSYALENNRKKLTTEHYFKSVAEMEELFSDIPEAIYNTSVVARRCSYMPRSRQPILPKFPCRENKTENEELKEQAIAGLELRIAQSSSVIPARDGGIQEKRNMDPSVKHWDDTHDVDFKQYHDRLNYELSVITSMNYAGYFLIVSDFIRWSKANGIPAGPGRGSGAGSIVAWALQITDLDPIKFGLIFERFLNPDRISMPDFDIDFCQEKRDLVIDYVRKKYGYVAQIITFGKLQARAVLRDVGRVLQMPYAQVDKISKMVPFNPVNPVTLSQAIELDQNLQKERDSDEVIAKLLDISLKLEGIYRHVSTHAAGIVICDQKLENFVPVYYDPNSALPITQYSMKYVEKAGLIKFDFLGLGTLTLIDHVCRLINCNERKIDISSVPLDDQRTYEMLSRGDSIGVFQLESSGMREALIKLKPDCIEDIIALISLYRPGPMDNIPTYVARKHGLEKPDYIHPLLEGVLKETFGVIIYQEQVMEIARILSGYSLAEADLLRRAMGKKIKEEMDKQRELFIQGATKNGVDYDRASYIFDLVAKFAGYGFNKSHAAAYAVISYQTAYLKANYPLEFFTALMNLNIDDRDKLNLFYHAAKFSGVSVLSPDINKSKAEFSIEGERIRYGIAALRNVGFSIAEGIVNTRSSAYKDIWEFIQNSGHIINKRVLESLIKSGACDSVHQNRKQLYESIDTLVYFANKNRQDKESNQAVLFGNLDVLKPKLEDVEDFNEEEKLEHELFSLGFYLTNHPLEKFRALLRKLNIGFIGEGKTTKTAGVILNARMRTSERGRFVILTLSDPHNVSEIAFYNNEIIEEKRNLFSPGTFVIIDLEASENTTRLAGKDISEFTERITSVMKRLVLTGCADSQTAAMELSSVLKDGGRTKIMLELLLEKHKVSILLPGAYSITPQAVCEISNLSWIKGIEIDTNSLLI, via the coding sequence ATGTTCATACACTTGCGTGTTCACAGTGTTTATTCACTGCTTGAGAGTTCGGTCAAAATTGAGGAGCTGAGTAGCCTTTGTTTGCGGAATAAAATGCCAGCAGTTGCGATAACTGATTCAGGTAACTTATTTGGCTCACTCGAGTTTGCAGAATATGCGGCAAGTAGAGGAATACAGCTAATAATAGGATGCAATATTATAGTTCGACGCTCAGAGCAAAATCTACCCATATTATTGCTTGCAAAAAACGAGCGAGGGTACGCTAATTTGGTCACTTTGGTGAGTGAGTCCTTTAGAAAGCGCGAAAATAGCAACGATATTCCTTACGTTGATTTTAATGAGCTATTAAGTTTAAGTTCAGGCCTAATCGCCTTAACCGGTGGATATGACGGCATATTGGCTCAACTGTTGTTGAAGCAAGATAAAGAAACGATAAAAAGACTACTCTTAGCATTCAATGGTCATTTATATGTTGAATTGCAGCGTCATGGGCTTAGTAAAGAGTTGGAGCTCGAAGAAACCTTAATAGACTTTGCTTATCAGCACGATATACCGCTGGTTGCAACGAATGATGTATTTTTTCCCAACAGGTCTGACTATGAGGCTTATGATATATTAACGTGCATATCAGAAGGAAGTTATGCTCTCGAGAATAACAGAAAGAAGCTAACTACTGAGCATTATTTCAAATCTGTGGCGGAAATGGAGGAGTTATTTAGCGATATCCCCGAAGCGATTTATAATACCTCAGTAGTAGCCAGACGGTGCTCTTACATGCCAAGAAGTAGGCAGCCTATTTTGCCTAAATTTCCTTGTCGAGAGAATAAAACTGAGAATGAAGAACTGAAGGAACAGGCAATTGCGGGGTTGGAACTCCGTATTGCACAATCTTCTTCTGTCATTCCAGCGCGTGACGGTGGAATCCAGGAAAAAAGAAATATGGATCCCAGTGTCAAGCACTGGGATGACACCCATGATGTTGATTTTAAGCAATACCACGATCGGCTAAATTACGAACTAAGCGTAATAACTTCAATGAACTACGCTGGCTACTTTTTGATAGTTTCTGATTTCATTCGTTGGAGCAAAGCAAATGGCATTCCAGCTGGTCCAGGAAGAGGTTCTGGTGCTGGATCAATTGTTGCTTGGGCGCTGCAGATTACAGATCTTGATCCAATAAAATTTGGTCTGATCTTTGAAAGATTTTTAAATCCTGATCGTATATCAATGCCTGACTTTGACATCGATTTCTGCCAGGAAAAGAGAGATTTAGTTATTGACTATGTTCGTAAGAAGTATGGTTATGTTGCTCAGATAATCACTTTTGGAAAATTACAGGCAAGAGCTGTGCTGCGCGATGTTGGAAGGGTATTGCAGATGCCTTACGCTCAGGTGGATAAAATATCTAAAATGGTTCCGTTTAATCCGGTAAACCCTGTAACTTTATCACAAGCGATAGAGCTTGATCAAAATCTGCAGAAAGAAAGGGATAGCGATGAAGTAATTGCAAAACTCCTTGATATCTCTCTTAAGCTTGAGGGGATATATCGTCACGTTTCAACTCATGCGGCTGGAATTGTGATATGCGATCAAAAGTTAGAAAATTTTGTTCCTGTTTATTATGATCCAAATTCAGCTCTACCAATTACTCAATACAGCATGAAATATGTGGAGAAAGCTGGACTAATAAAGTTTGATTTTCTCGGACTTGGTACACTGACGCTGATAGATCATGTATGTCGTTTAATTAATTGTAATGAAAGAAAAATTGATATTTCCTCGGTTCCTTTAGATGATCAGAGAACCTATGAAATGCTCTCAAGAGGTGATTCAATTGGAGTGTTCCAGCTTGAAAGTTCGGGAATGAGAGAAGCTTTAATCAAGCTAAAACCAGACTGTATTGAAGATATCATCGCTTTGATTTCCCTTTATCGTCCAGGGCCGATGGATAACATTCCAACTTATGTTGCAAGAAAGCACGGGCTTGAAAAGCCAGATTATATTCATCCATTACTCGAGGGGGTATTAAAAGAAACATTTGGAGTAATAATCTACCAAGAGCAGGTGATGGAAATAGCGCGTATTCTTTCTGGATATAGCTTAGCTGAAGCAGATCTACTGAGGCGTGCTATGGGTAAGAAAATCAAAGAAGAGATGGATAAACAACGTGAACTTTTCATCCAAGGAGCAACGAAAAATGGTGTTGATTATGATAGGGCAAGTTATATTTTTGACCTTGTTGCAAAATTTGCTGGTTATGGATTTAATAAATCTCACGCAGCTGCATATGCAGTGATATCTTACCAAACAGCTTACCTTAAAGCTAATTATCCATTGGAATTTTTCACAGCCTTGATGAATTTGAATATCGATGACAGAGACAAACTGAATTTATTTTATCATGCTGCAAAATTCAGTGGAGTTTCTGTTCTTTCACCTGATATAAACAAATCTAAAGCTGAATTTTCAATAGAGGGTGAACGCATACGCTACGGCATTGCTGCTTTGCGTAATGTTGGTTTTTCTATAGCAGAAGGAATAGTGAACACACGTTCAAGCGCTTATAAGGACATATGGGAATTCATTCAAAATTCGGGTCATATAATAAATAAAAGAGTATTAGAAAGCCTAATTAAGTCTGGAGCATGTGATAGTGTGCATCAAAACAGAAAGCAGCTATATGAGTCAATAGACACATTGGTTTACTTTGCAAATAAAAATAGGCAGGATAAGGAATCGAATCAAGCTGTTTTGTTTGGCAATCTTGATGTTCTCAAGCCAAAACTTGAGGATGTAGAAGACTTCAATGAAGAGGAAAAATTAGAACATGAGTTATTTTCGCTGGGATTTTACTTAACTAATCACCCACTTGAGAAATTTAGGGCCCTTTTGAGAAAATTAAATATTGGATTTATCGGAGAAGGTAAGACGACAAAAACTGCTGGCGTAATATTAAATGCACGTATGAGGACTTCAGAGCGCGGAAGATTTGTTATACTCACGCTTTCTGATCCCCATAATGTTTCTGAAATAGCATTCTATAATAACGAAATAATAGAGGAGAAAAGAAACTTATTTTCGCCCGGAACATTTGTGATAATTGATCTTGAGGCTTCGGAGAATACGACAAGATTAGCAGGAAAGGATATATCTGAATTTACGGAAAGGATCACTTCTGTAATGAAGAGGTTAGTGTTAACTGGGTGTGCGGATTCACAAACAGCTGCTATGGAATTAAGTTCGGTACTGAAAGATGGAGGCAGAACCAAAATCATGCTGGAACTTCTGCTTGAAAAGCATAAAGTGAGCATCTTGTTACCAGGTGCATATTCAATCACCCCTCAAGCTGTTTGTGAGATATCCAATTTAAGCTGGATTAAAGGCATAGAAATTGATACAAATAGCTTGCTTATATAA
- the rpsF gene encoding 30S ribosomal protein S6, producing the protein MKIFQEVLTSSKVTEQNRLSKALEALLGNVEASGLIKYEYWGLLDFAYPINKMKSGHYCIMCVSSTSSIMDEFVRRVKLNENIIRHLSVRVDKFFEGKSHMMNKQIEEQSA; encoded by the coding sequence ATAAAGATTTTTCAAGAGGTTTTAACAAGTTCCAAAGTAACAGAGCAAAATCGATTGAGTAAAGCATTAGAGGCGCTTTTAGGAAATGTTGAAGCTTCAGGATTGATAAAGTATGAATATTGGGGTCTATTAGACTTTGCGTATCCGATAAATAAGATGAAGAGTGGTCATTATTGTATAATGTGCGTGAGTTCTACTTCAAGTATTATGGATGAATTTGTGCGTAGAGTAAAGCTTAACGAAAATATCATTCGCCACTTGTCTGTTCGGGTTGATAAATTTTTTGAAGGTAAATCTCATATGATGAATAAACAAATTGAGGAGCAAAGCGCATAA
- the rpsR gene encoding 30S ribosomal protein S18, which translates to MTRKRSNFNDSYVSVNNRTGFRRSKVCPLAALGDEEIDYKNTDLLSKYISDYGRILPRRLTGVYAKKQRKLRLEIIRARFLSRIPYCTKKV; encoded by the coding sequence ATGACAAGAAAACGAAGTAATTTTAATGATTCTTATGTATCTGTAAATAACAGGACTGGGTTTAGGCGTTCTAAAGTTTGTCCTCTTGCTGCGTTGGGAGATGAGGAAATAGATTATAAGAATACGGATTTATTATCCAAATATATCTCTGACTATGGTAGAATATTACCTAGAAGATTAACAGGTGTGTATGCAAAAAAACAGAGGAAATTGCGCTTAGAAATCATAAGGGCACGTTTTTTATCTCGTATTCCTTACTGTACTAAAAAAGTTTAG
- the rplI gene encoding 50S ribosomal protein L9 has protein sequence MLVILKENIRTLGKLGEIVKVKPGYARNFLFPQKKAVKATKESIAKLEEQRSFLEEENIRKLNLAKELAASLAGKFVVLVKQASEDGKIFGSVTTREIAKSLLQECEIDHRKISFNGAKIRNLGEYQVGIELHSEVVVPITVHVVRSETDAHELRQVKLQS, from the coding sequence ATGTTAGTAATTTTAAAGGAAAATATAAGGACTCTTGGTAAGTTAGGCGAAATTGTGAAGGTGAAGCCTGGCTATGCACGCAATTTTCTTTTTCCACAAAAGAAGGCAGTTAAAGCTACTAAGGAGAGTATAGCAAAACTGGAGGAGCAGCGTTCCTTTTTAGAAGAGGAGAACATAAGAAAATTGAATTTGGCAAAAGAGCTAGCAGCGTCTCTTGCTGGTAAGTTTGTGGTGTTAGTAAAGCAAGCTTCTGAGGATGGCAAAATTTTTGGTTCTGTAACAACAAGAGAAATTGCGAAATCTTTGCTGCAGGAGTGTGAAATTGATCACCGTAAAATATCCTTTAATGGAGCAAAAATAAGAAACTTAGGTGAGTATCAAGTGGGTATAGAACTTCACAGTGAAGTAGTGGTACCAATCACTGTTCATGTTGTAAGGTCAGAAACAGATGCGCATGAGTTAAGACAGGTAAAATTACAAAGCTAA